GTGCTCTGGAGGTGAGCGACGGCAACCGGGACAGGGGGCTCAAGCTTCTTCGCCACGGCCTGGAGCAATTGCCCGAGGGCGATGGCAGCAGTGCTGAACGCTATGAACTGCTGCTCAATCTCGGAATCGCGCTGGCTTCAGAAGACAGCGAAGCTGCCGTGAAGTGCTATCGAGAAGCGCTTCAACAACCGTTGGAGACCCGTCTGAGCCTGGGTGCGCGTCTCAACCTGGCGGCCTTGCTGATGCAGCGCAACGAACTGGAGGAAGCCATTCAGCTCACCACAACAGCCTGTCAACGGGCGCCCGAAGTGGCACTCGCCTGGTACAACCTGGGGCTGATGGAGCGCCGTCGTGGCGATCTGCTGGCTGCGATCAAGGCTTACGAGCGATCCCTGAGCGTGAATCCCTCCCACGCGGAAAGCCATCAGAACCTTGCCGTGGCCAGGCTGATGGGGGGTGATATCGATGGTGCACGCACAGGCTTCCGACAGGCCATCGCGCTGCTGCGCGCACAGGAGCGACAGGGAGAAGCCAACGCCCTGCATGCCCAGGTGCATGGACTGGTGAAGCTGGACGATGAGGCCAGCGCATGAGCGCCGATCACACCCAGCCTTTACTGGGAACCACGGTGGTGATCACACGCGCCCGTGAACAGCAGAGCGAAGGCCGCAGGCTGCTGCAGTCGCTTGGTGCAAGGGTTCTCGACCTACCGGCTCTGGAAATCGGCCCGCCTGACAGCTGGGCTCCGCTCGACGATGCCCTCGCTGACCTGGAGAACTTTCACTGGTTGATTGTCTCCAGTGCCAACGGTGTGGACGCGGTGGAGTCGCGGCTGCAGCTCAGGGGACAGGGTCTGATGCAACGCCCCGAGAGTCTCAAGATTGCAGCCGTGGGACGGAAGACCGCTCAGCGTTTGGAAGAACTTGGGGCACCGGCCGATTTCATACCGCCCACATTCGTGGCCGACAGCCTGATTGATCATTTCCCTGTGTCTGGCTGGGGGTTGAGAATCCTGCTGCCGCGGGTGCAAAGCGGCGGACGCACTCTTCTGGCAGAAGCCTTCGGAGAAGCCGGCTCAAGGGTGGTGGAGGTGGCGGCCTACGAATCCCGCTGCCCAACATCCATTCCGGCAGACACCCTGAAAGCACTGGAGAATGGAGAGGTCGACGTGATCAGTTTCAGCAGCGGAAAAACCGTCACCCACACCGTGCAGCTGCTGGCGGATGCCCTCGGACATTCAGACATTGAGCAGCTGTTCAAAAAGCCTGCAGTGGTTTCAATCGGCCCACAAACCAGCCAACGCTGCAGAGAACTACTGGGCAGAGTGGATCAGGAGGCGACACCTCACGACATGGAGGGACTGGTACAGGCCTGCGTTCAGGCAATGCAGAGTCGCTGAGATTCTCTGGAGATTGAAAGACTCAAACAACCTCGATCCAGATCGATGCTGTTCACGGTCCAACCGATCGGCAGCAGGGCCGCAGCATCACCGGGGCAACGGCCGCGGGGTCCAACGCAGACCGTCCCTGAGACCTCAGAGAGGCTGACAAGCGCTCGCAGTTCAGCACCGACGGCCACCACACCCCTCACCTTGAAATCTGGACCAGCTGCCGCGTTCGGATCGACCTGAGAGGTCATGGCCGTCGAGCTGACCATGGTGGGCGCGAAAGGGTCAGCCCGACCCTCCGGCACCGATGACAAGACCTGTTCACGAGTGGGCAGGGGAATCAGGCCAGTAGCAAGTGAGGAAGGCCTGGACAAAGAGATCTCTGCCGGAGGCTGATGAGACGGCAGCGCCTCGGCTGATGGCGCTTTGTTGTCTTCCTGTCCACATCCGCTAAGGCCACCTAGAACGACAACCGAAAGCAAAGACGCCCAAGAGACTGAGGCCGAGATACGGGAGGCCGTCACCTCAGCTCTGCGCTGCGTATCCGCTTTCCACCAGATCGCGGAATCGGTCAAGGTTGGCCTGAAGTTCCTTCGTCACGATTCCACCAAGAATGCTGGGTTCCATCAAGGGGGCCAGAACACCTGGCAGTTCATAGGTCACGCTGAGCTTCACGGCAGTGAGCTGAGGTTGTTCGGCGTAGAAGCGCACCCCTCCTTTGGTGGGCAGACCTCCGACCGATTCCCAATGGAGTTGCTGAGCTTCAACCCTCTGAGTGATTCGGGCCTTCCAATGAAAACGGAAACCCTGTGCTGCCAGTGTCCAGTCGGTGAGGTCGGGATCATCGAGGGTTTTAACGGATTGGATCCAGCGCATCCATTTGGGCATCGCCTCCAGATCGCTCCAGACATGCCAAACCTGATCAACGGGAGCCTTGACTTCAGTGGTTACGGAATGTTCGAGCCAACGTCCCATCGATTCAAGCCACTGCGGTGTTCACGGCAAGTCGAGCCGGTTGCCCCAGGATGGCAGCAGCGGCCAGATGTCCGCTCATGGTGGCTCCTTCCATGGAGTCGATGTAATCCTGGCGGGTGTAGCTCCCTGCCAGATAAAAATTGCTGATCGGCGTGCTCTGGTCAGGTCGGTAAGGCTCCATTCCTGGCGCTTCCCTGTAGAGAGACTGCGCCAGCTTCACCACATTGCTCCAGGTGAGTTTGAGATTTGCGGCGGATGGAAACAGCTCTCGAACCTGACGATCGGTGTGCTCAACGATGTCTTTAACAGACTTGCGCATCCAAGGGTCACCAGGCGTCAGCACACACTGCAGCAGCGAACCCTCACCTTGTTTGCGGTAATCCTCGGGACTCGCCAAAGCAAGATCCGCGAAACAGCTGAAGTCGGCATCTGCGGTGTAAAGCAAGTTGTTCAGACCGGCGGGGTGACTGAGGTCGCCACGACTCTCGCCCTTGCTCTCACCGAGTTCCGTAACCCAACCGTCGTAACGCAACTGGACAGTGGCAACAGGCACCGCCTCGAGATGATGAATGGCCTCGAATTGAGGAAAACGACTCCATTCCTCTGGAAGCAAACGCTGGATGCCCGGCACGTCACAAGCGGCCAGGTAGGCATCGGCAACAACATGCTGTTCGCCATCAGGGGTGCTCAACTTCAGGCCCGTGACCTCCGGTTGATCCCCGTCACTGAACTCAACCTGCTTCACAGGGTGGCGGAGATGCAGCTTGCCACCACGCTGCTGGATGTAATCGAGAATGGGACCCGTCAGCCAACGATGGGGTGATCCTTTGAGCAGATTGAGCTTGGAGGCCTCAGTTTTGGCCGCGAACATCATGAAGATGGTCAGCATGCATCGGGCCGAAATCGTTTCGCAATCGATAAAACCAAGTGCGTAAGCAATCGGGTTCCACATCCTGCGAATGCTCTCTGGGCTGCCGCCATGGCCGACGAACCAGTCTTGAAAACTGACTGAATCGAGCGCTCGAATGGTTCGCATCGCGCCTTCGTAATCGACCAGACCTCGAACGATCGGACTGGTGCCGAGAGCTAGAGCATTGCGCAGTTTGTCGATCCAACCCAGCTGGGGGGTGGTGAAAAAGGCTTTAAGCCCGTTGAAAGGGGCACCGATGGGGAATCGAAAATCCAGTTCCCGCAGGTCACCACCCTGATTAACAAACAAATGGGTGTGATCCTTGGGCAAGAGATTGTCGAAAGCACCCACCTTGCGCATCAACGCGAACAGGTTCGCGTAATTGAAAAAGAAAACATGCAACCCCATCTCGATGTGGTTGCCATCCGGGTCCACCCAGCTGCCCACCTTTCCGCCCATGAAAGGACGAGCCTCATAGAGATTCACCTCATGGCCTGCATCCACCAAATCCACAGCAGCGGAGAGGCCAGCCAGCCCAGAACCCACAATCGCGACCCGCACCGTCATCAGTGCAACTGCGAGGACTCTATGAATTGATCAGGCTCAACTGCTTTAGGCAGAACAAGCGAAGGGTTCATAAAGTGAACGCAGGATCCAGTGCTAGTGCCTCCGATGTCCAGCATCGAAACCACAACTGAGACCGCGACAGCCAGTGAGTCTCATACCGCAAGAGACGGAAAAGGCATCTTGATTACAGGGCCTGCCATGCAGCAGCTGGCCAGACTTTGCAGCGATCAAGGAAGCCAGCAGGTTCTGAGGGTGGGCGTGCGCTCTGGAGGCTGCAGCGGCATGAGCTACACGATGGATTTTGTCCCTGCGACAGACATTCAGAACGACGATGAGCGATATCAATACGAAGCACCCGATGGCGCCTGTTTTGAAGTGATCTGTGATCCCAAAAGCCTGCTCTACATCTACGGAATGCAATTGGACTTCAGCACTGCGCTGATCGGCGGGGGCTTCAATTTCACCAACCCCAACGCCACTCAGACCTGCGGCTGCGGAAGCTCCTTCGCCGTTTGATCCATCGAGGAGCATCAAGCTGCTGTGGGAATCTGAAGGCATTGCCCGACCGATCAGCACTCCATGGAGTCCAGCCAGGAAAGTCTCTTCCAGCAGGCGATGAACCGTTACCAGCAAGGAGCTCCTGCGCAGGAGTTGCTCGCTGATTTTGAGACCATCACCGCAGCGGCCCCTCGCCAGTCAGCAGGCTGGACGTGTCTGGCATGGCTGCAGTTACTGAATGATCAGTCAGAAGAAGCTCTGCGTTCTGCTCGGATGGCCGTCAAGCTGAATAATCAGGATCCTCAGGCCCGCATCAATCTGTGTCTGGCGATGCTGGAAACCAAAGCCAAAGGCGTCAGGGATCAGATTGAAGTGGTTCAGCAGGTGCTGGCACTTGCACCCGAAGTGGGAGCTGAGCTGAAGGAATCCATTGACGACGGTCTCAAACGCCGACCGGAGTGGCCGGCACTGCTCAAGGTGAAGGCCTGGCTGGAGCTCTGACGTGGGCCGACTGCTGCTACTCAGCAACGGCCATGGGGAGGATCTATCTGGTGCGCTGCTTGGACAGGCACTCCAGTGCGAAGGCCATGCAGTGGACGCTCTTCCTCTTGTGGGCAAAGGACAGCCTTATCGGGACGCAGGCATCGCACTGATCGGAGGCACCCAGGAATTCAGCACGGGTGGCCTGGGTTACACCAGCTTGCGTGGTCGACTAACCGAGCTGTTGCAAGGACAGGTGGTCTATCTGCTGCGACGCCTGCTGAGGTTGCTGCGTATCGCCGGGCGCTACGACCAAGTGGTGGTGATTGGCGATGTGATTCCAGTGATGGCCGCCTGGCTCTGCAGACGGCCTGTCACGACATACCTCGTGGCCTACTCAAGTCACTATGAGGGGAAATTACGCCTGCCCTGGCCGTGCGCTGAGTGCTTGCGCAGCCCTCGTTTTCAGGCCGTGTTCAGCCGCGATCAGCTCAGTGCAGACGATCTGAGCTCACAGCTGCGCAAGCCAGTCATGTTTCTGGGCAATCCGTTCATGGATCCGATCCTGAGGGACGATCGTCGCTTGCCACAGGCACGCCGACGACTGGGACTGCTGCCAGGAAGCCGCCGACCTGAACTGGAGCACAACCTGGTGCTTCTGCTGAGAGTGGTGGAACAACTACCGGCACCTTTGCTGAGCAGTGGTGAGCTTCAGCTTGAGCTGGCATTGGTGTCCTCACTTTCCGACACTGCACTGTCAGCGCTGATTGACCCCATCGGCTGGAGCCTTCAAAAGGCCGACAACGGACCAACAACCCTGCTGTTTCGCAACGCCCATCGGGTACAGATCCACCGGGGTGGATTCGGAGCAGTCCTGCACAGTTCCGATCTGCTGCTGTGCATGGCAGGAACGGCAGCGGAACAGGCCGTGGGTCTGGCCCGACCGGTGCTGCAGTTGGTGGGTCGAGGTCCTCAGTTCACTGCAGGATTTGCGGAAGCCCAGCGCCGTCTGTTGGGTCCAACCGTGTTCTGTGCAGATGGCGAGGTGGGCGCACCAGCCACCCTTGAACGCACAGCTGCACTAGCCCTCGAGCTCCTGGAGCGCAGCCATCTTGATCAACAGCTACGGCGACGCTGCCATGACGAAGCACTCAACCGCCTCGGCAAAGCCGGCGGCGGCAGCAGGATGGCGGCATCGATCTCTCAGCTGCTGCAGCCGTCCGAATGAGTGAGCCGAACTCCGAACCCGCCTGGAAACGCTGGCTGGATCGCATCCTTGTCCTGAATGTCTTCCTGGTCATAGCTGGGGCTGGATGGTTCGCTGTTGCAGTGATTGGCAGCAGTCAGGGCCTGGAGGCGCCGATGACATTGTTCATGCGCCTGTGGGAACCCCTGTTCACACCAGCCATCGGCCTGCTGATGGGCGCAGCCGTGCTCAGCGGTTGCTGGAGCTGGTGGCAACGTCGAGTGCAACGGGCAGAGTCGGGCAGAGGAAGTTGAAACCAAGCGCCTCGAGGCGACTTGAACTCACGAACTGCCCCTCCAGAACAACCTTGGAGCCATCACCCAGCAGCAGCTGCAGCATCGGACCTGGCACCGGCAGAAGACTTGGTCTACCGAGACAACGGCCAAGACTTCCTGCAAAGACAGCCATGGTCACAGGGTCGGGAGCCACAGCGTTGATCACGCCAGACCAGGAGTCCGTTTCCAAGGAACTCTGAATAATCCTGCATAAGTCGCCACGTTCAATCCAGCTCATCCACTGCTGACCGGAGCCGATCGGG
This genomic window from Synechococcus sp. MIT S9220 contains:
- a CDS encoding uroporphyrinogen-III synthase, whose protein sequence is MSADHTQPLLGTTVVITRAREQQSEGRRLLQSLGARVLDLPALEIGPPDSWAPLDDALADLENFHWLIVSSANGVDAVESRLQLRGQGLMQRPESLKIAAVGRKTAQRLEELGAPADFIPPTFVADSLIDHFPVSGWGLRILLPRVQSGGRTLLAEAFGEAGSRVVEVAAYESRCPTSIPADTLKALENGEVDVISFSSGKTVTHTVQLLADALGHSDIEQLFKKPAVVSIGPQTSQRCRELLGRVDQEATPHDMEGLVQACVQAMQSR
- a CDS encoding SRPBCC family protein; the encoded protein is MGRWLEHSVTTEVKAPVDQVWHVWSDLEAMPKWMRWIQSVKTLDDPDLTDWTLAAQGFRFHWKARITQRVEAQQLHWESVGGLPTKGGVRFYAEQPQLTAVKLSVTYELPGVLAPLMEPSILGGIVTKELQANLDRFRDLVESGYAAQS
- the zds gene encoding 9,9'-di-cis-zeta-carotene desaturase, giving the protein MRVAIVGSGLAGLSAAVDLVDAGHEVNLYEARPFMGGKVGSWVDPDGNHIEMGLHVFFFNYANLFALMRKVGAFDNLLPKDHTHLFVNQGGDLRELDFRFPIGAPFNGLKAFFTTPQLGWIDKLRNALALGTSPIVRGLVDYEGAMRTIRALDSVSFQDWFVGHGGSPESIRRMWNPIAYALGFIDCETISARCMLTIFMMFAAKTEASKLNLLKGSPHRWLTGPILDYIQQRGGKLHLRHPVKQVEFSDGDQPEVTGLKLSTPDGEQHVVADAYLAACDVPGIQRLLPEEWSRFPQFEAIHHLEAVPVATVQLRYDGWVTELGESKGESRGDLSHPAGLNNLLYTADADFSCFADLALASPEDYRKQGEGSLLQCVLTPGDPWMRKSVKDIVEHTDRQVRELFPSAANLKLTWSNVVKLAQSLYREAPGMEPYRPDQSTPISNFYLAGSYTRQDYIDSMEGATMSGHLAAAAILGQPARLAVNTAVA
- a CDS encoding iron-sulfur cluster assembly accessory protein — translated: MSSIETTTETATASESHTARDGKGILITGPAMQQLARLCSDQGSQQVLRVGVRSGGCSGMSYTMDFVPATDIQNDDERYQYEAPDGACFEVICDPKSLLYIYGMQLDFSTALIGGGFNFTNPNATQTCGCGSSFAV
- a CDS encoding lipid-A-disaccharide synthase-related protein, encoding MGRLLLLSNGHGEDLSGALLGQALQCEGHAVDALPLVGKGQPYRDAGIALIGGTQEFSTGGLGYTSLRGRLTELLQGQVVYLLRRLLRLLRIAGRYDQVVVIGDVIPVMAAWLCRRPVTTYLVAYSSHYEGKLRLPWPCAECLRSPRFQAVFSRDQLSADDLSSQLRKPVMFLGNPFMDPILRDDRRLPQARRRLGLLPGSRRPELEHNLVLLLRVVEQLPAPLLSSGELQLELALVSSLSDTALSALIDPIGWSLQKADNGPTTLLFRNAHRVQIHRGGFGAVLHSSDLLLCMAGTAAEQAVGLARPVLQLVGRGPQFTAGFAEAQRRLLGPTVFCADGEVGAPATLERTAALALELLERSHLDQQLRRRCHDEALNRLGKAGGGSRMAASISQLLQPSE